The Anolis sagrei isolate rAnoSag1 chromosome 6, rAnoSag1.mat, whole genome shotgun sequence genome includes the window AAGGGCCAAGATGGCGCACCATGCCCTCTGAGACCATCTGGGCTTCTTGCACTTGAGCTGGGTGTAAGAAGAGGAGTGGAAGGCGAATCCCAGCCCAAAGGATGTGGCCACGTCACGACTCAATGAAGCAAAAGGTCGCGTTTCCATGCGGATCCATTCAGGGTTCGCACACCACTTAGTGGCTAGGTTGATCGACCTGGAGAAGGTCGACAAAGAAAGACATGAACAAATCATAAACAAGGAAAGACATCTTTTTATTTGGGCAACAGCTCCCCGAACCCCTGTAGAAAGAGGGTTCTGTAAGTTGTAGTCAAAGCTTAACTTTACCAAGCTCTGGACTACAGTTTCATTAGTATGAAGGGAAGAAGCCCACGTAGCCCAACCGATTTCCCCATTGAACAAACTCACCAACTGAGATCTATGCCCAGAACAATCAGTGTCCAGTAAGTCATCATGCTGCCGAGCAAAAGGGACAGCGAAGTCCAGAGGTAAAAGTGGAGTCCCTTCCCTAATGGGACTCGTGGTTCTAGCAGCCAGCCCAGGCTAATCCCTGACAATGAAAACAGGAAAATAGTGAGAATAGGGAGAAGCAATACAAAATCCCACTTCTGTGGTTGAGTTCTGGTTTCGCCCCATAAACTGAAAGGGCAGCAATGTTCCTCTCCAAGTTCAGTGCATGAGAATGTTACTCTAAAACAGAgaagtgtgttgtcaaaggctttcatgactggaattactgggttgttgtaagtttttcgggctgtatgtccatattccagaagcattctcttctgacgtttcacctgcatctatggcaggaatcctcagaggttgtgaggtctgttggaaactaggaaaaggggagaggcggatgagcttcctctatcaactatagctcctcatgcggggacatgagagaagtcacccacaaggatgataaaaaaaatcaaaatcatccaggcgtcccctgggcaacgtccttgcagacggccagttctctcacaccagaagcgacttgcagtttctcaagtcgctcctgacacgacaaaaaaaaaatgctcttGAAGTTCATTTCTGAGCCTAGTTTGAGAAAACCAGAACATACTATTGTGACATTCCCTCTATGCAAGACAGATAAGGCCCTTCTGCAAAAGAAATCTTAATATCAGAGTATACATTAATATTCCAATAGAAAAGGTAAACCAAACCCACAAGATACACTACCTGTTAAGATGCCTGCAAGGACTTGGTGGGGGAAATGAGCCAGTATGAAGAGGCGTGACAGACCTATGGCCACCAGGAGAAGGAGATACACCTGGAAAGGGACTGTCTTCACCAGCCAGCTGTATAGAGAGAAATGGCATTGCAGGTAAGCTAGCAAGCTTCAAGGGTTGCATCAACAGCCATTCTCTGCCCTTAGAAATATCCTATCAACAAATGAGTGCCTCAAGAAATCCCTTGGATTGTGTcaccagaatttggaaaaatactgtttggcttgcaactcccacaattcccaggcAGCATGTCCTTAGATGGgagattctaggagttgcattcaaaaaacaacaacatatgttcTGCTTTTTTCCAGCATGTTGTTATAATGGGAGAGACTAATGCTATTTCCAGCAAATGATGAGCCCATAGGGAAGCATATTATAGAGGAATACCTACTTCTATAATCACCTTACATATACAAGCATAATTACAAAACTAATTTTTCCAGGCTCAGGAATATAGCACAGCCAAAAAGCTTCAGACATCATTAATGAGCCAATGCGATTTCAGCAGGAAATGGTGAACAAATTGCATTTCATCTATGAACCATTCAATGCCTCCTCTGTGAATGAGAACAATAGACTCTGGATTCAACTCTCAGGGCTTACTCTCTACTGCCCCAAGTGGTGAAACAGCACATCTGCAGCAGGGAGCAACCTGGATTGATTCAGATGCAGCAGAGCGCCTGCATAGGGCCCTttctactgtcatataatccagataagcaaagctgaaatggattatatgaatctacactgcaacactgcaatataatccagttcaaagaagataatatggattttatatggcagtgtagaaggggctctgaccccctcccccccccggggAGTTGAgaatggcggggtagaaatgttgtcaataaaataaataaataaattctggaagCCAGGGGCTTTTGATTCTGGAATCCCCAGTTGGCCATGAAACCAATTGGTGACGTTAGGCAAaaaagttctgggagttgtagtccaaaacaatacaccaaatttTCCGATATTACTAATCACTAAGCAAAAGTAGCATTTTATCCTCGCCCTATTAACGTGCATAATGGTTGGAAGAAGGACAATTAACCCATGGACCCCAAACTTAACatagtaaaggtttctcctgacattaagtctagtcgtgtccgactctgggggtggtgctcatctcaatttctaagctgaagagccgccattgtttgtagacacctccaaggtaatgtggccagcatgactgcatggagcgccgctaccttcctgccaaggtggtacctattgacctactcacatttgcatattttcgaactgctaggttagcagaagctggggctaactgtgggagctcaccccgctccacagatttgaaccactgaccttttgggaACTCCAAATTTTTAAATATAACACTGTTTTACTAGAACCAGtgaagtgtagtggtttgagtgttggatcatgactctagagaccagggtttgaatcccctttttcctatgaaaacccactgaatggccttgagcaagtcccactttctcagcctcaactccctctgaacaaaccttggtaagaaaacccagtgataggtttgccttaggggcACGACAGATCGAACCGACTCTGAGGGAACACGCAGCAGCAGTGGATtgtatctagaccagtgtttctcaacctgtggatccccaggtattttggcctacaactcccaggaatccagccagtttaccagctgttaggatttctaggagttgaagacctaaacatctggggagccacaggctgagaaccactgatctagacaaccGGCGAAACCCTCAAAAGGCCATAGGATGCTCTTGGTCTCCCCTTCtagaggcagagagagggaggCTTACCCAGAGAGAGATAAATACGGAGCCATTGTGCTTACGGGGATGAGCTTGGACAAAAATGTGCAGGATTGCAGTgagataaaaatggaaaatagtATGAGAAAATGCATAACCTGCCTTGAGTTTCTTGAAGAAAAGGTGGGATAAATACTGAGTATGTAACAACTgaattgaaatgtaaataaagacaTCCTGGGGGAAAACAATGGAAGGTGGAACTAGGAATGTGAATTGCTAGGGTGGAAGTGACCTACCTTTTGGAGTGCTGAGATAGCTGTGTGGTCAGAGCTGTGACTACTGGCCAGAGGGCTGCACCAGTGATCATACAGTGGCCAGAAGGACTGcctgcaaataaatacataaatataagaaTGACAAAAGGGTGTTTCTTCTCCTCCTAAGATAGTGATGTTGGTTGGACGAGCAGTTGGGTGCTGACAATGGAAAGGTGCCCTCCACCAACTCTGTGGGCAGTGGGCCACTTTAAGGAACAGGACAGGCTTTGTGGCCCAGAAAGGTCTGACCTCCAACAGAGGTAACAGTACCAATGAGACAGACAAGAGGGTTATTTAGGCTTTCCAAAAGCTGTATtgcgaagggtttcatggccggaatcactgggttgctgtaggttttttggactatatggctgtgttctagaagcattctctcctgacctttcacccgcatctatagcaggcatcctcagagattgtgaggtctgttgtaaactagggaaatggggtttatatagctgtggaatagtatctgtgtctctgcagtgtagaaggaaagtcagagaGCACAGTAGACGTGCTTTCCTGGttcttagtttttccaatttttgtgtcttggaacagtttctccccgtagagatgtataaacccaattttcctcattttcaacagacctcacaacttctcaggattcttgccataaatgcaggcaaaatgtcaggagagaatgcttctagaacatggccatatagcctgaaaaacctacaacaacccagtttccaaAAGCTGCTGCCTGAGGCAATTGCATGACTGCCTAAGCACTGGCTTTCACATTAAAATCATAGTCAGGTTGCTGAGCATTCAGTGAAGAGAAGTCACGCATTCCCATCCACTCCTTCCAGAATTGCCTGCAACTATCAGagaacttatttttaaaaaggaaaaatttTTTTTAGCAGTTTGTGAGTTACGATGTTAAGGAACAAAATGTCTACCTAATTTTAACCAAGCCACTGACAACATCAAGCCACTGACGTTGTTCCTTTGTTTTCAAATGACCCTTTTCTTCACCAAGGGTAGGACCATTATTAGACTAAAATTGGGAACATGGGGATTGGGAATCAGAATTGGATGGTCCCCACAAGCTTTCCCTTTCAGCCTTGATTCCAATGCCCCCTGAAATATTGATTTTTCTCAGTGCTTGGGATGTTGCCTCTATTCTGGATTAAACCTCCCAGAATGCTCCCACCCACAAAGGGCACTTGGAGGTTTCAAGGAGTTAGCTGTTACTTTCCCAATCTCATGCTGATATAGGACACTGAaaatagtaaaggttttccctgacattaagtctagacatgtccgactctgggggttgatgctcatctccatttctaagccaaagagctggtgttgtctgtagacacctccaaggtcatgtggccggcataactgcgtggagcgccgttaccttcccaccaaagtggtacctattgatctactcccatttgcatgtttttgaactgctgtgttggcagaagctgggcctaacagaaaGAACTCGCTCTgctacccagattcgaaccgtcaacctttcgatcagcaagttcagcagtttaatctgctgcaccaccagggggtcctgAAAATAGTAACAAGCTCCCAAAAGACACCTCAGCTGTCAGAAGATTGCCCACTTGCCCTTCTGATGGGAATCAGTTACCAGACATATCACTTCAGACCACCAAAATACTGACCCTCATTTCTCAGCAGGTTCTACAGAAAGACAGGTCATGGATGTGATGCAGGTTCAGAAGCCCTGGTTAGGTAGAGTGTTATAGACATGATGAGATTTTTCACAATAGTTCCCATAATACTGTCTTAAAAGAGAATAAAAAGAGGCCAGTGGCTGTGTTGATCTATATCAGAAAACTGGTTCTGCTCAAATCAATCACCATCAGCAAGTATGCATTTTGGAAAGCTAGAAGGCCATAATTacttatttaaaatcaaattTCAACTATTATACGGTTCAAGAGAAGTAGCTCACAACTGTAACTGGGTACATCAGTAACTGACACGTGTATATCAATAAGAGAGAGCCAGAGCAGGATGGTACTTTGAGTTGTGGACTACAACCCTAGAAACCAGGGACCAAATCCCTACTTGGTCATGGAAAatcaatggagcccccggtggcacagtggtttaaactcctgtgccagcaggactgaaactggacaggtcgcaggtttgaatccagggagagcgcagatgagctccctctatcagctccagctcctcatgaggggacatgagagaagcctcctgcaaggatggtaaaacatcaaagcatccaggtgtcccctgggcaatgtccttgcagacggccaattctctcacaacagaagcaatttgcagtttctcaagttgctcctgacacaacaaaataaggccaccttactggaatctgcatgcattattcaccaatacatcacacagtgctagacacttgggaagtgtccaacatgtgatccaattcaacagccagcagagggtctgctatggactcatcttgtgtttcaaataacaataacaataataataaggaaaaccattagatgaccttgggcaagtcatattctctcagcctcagaggaaggcaaaggcaaaccttctcCAAAAGACACCCCTTGATACCCATCATAAACTGGAAATTACATGAAGTCACCCCAGAACAACAGCTCACAATTCTACACTCCAAAATGGAAATTCAACTTATTTTCAGCCTTTGTGAAGACTGCAGCTAAGTTCAGATGGAAGCAAGTTTGAGCGATTAAGTTCTGGAAATAAAAAATGTAAGTATAAGAGCTCTCGCACGTTCTGACTCTATTACAAAACCAGGGAAGATTATTGTACTCCACCAGTTCTTCACTATGAGAAAAAAAAGGTAATTTTGATATCAAGACTAGGGTAAAAGTGGAGGAGAAAGGAACTTCTATCCAGAAATGCCCCAAACTATACTGCATAACATAAACTGGCTGTGATCAACATTATCTCAGTACAGTGTAAATATTCATGTGCAGAGATATGCTTTGCTAACACTATGCAACCGTAATGCTGAATAGCAACATGTCAATGACTACATGTGCAGATAAAATGCACAACCATAATGTACAACACTGCTTTGTGCTCAACTCCCCTTTTGCCATTGTCAATAATAAACTACTTTGGGCATCTCAGAATTATAAGTGGAATTAATCTGCACTATAAGTGCAACTAACTGTTAAATGCAGGCTTGCAAGCTCTGGCCACACAATAtgttccctttccccctttttctttttgacTCTTTTATTGGGACGAGGCTTTGgtcaaaaacaaatgaaatgggCACCTTCATGCAAATAACTCCATAAAACATGATGGTGGACGTTAGCTAGGCTAGGTGTCTGATGGAAAATGTTTTGAGAAATCCTTGGAGAAGATCCACCAACAGCCTCCCGAGAACCATTTATTATGTATGCCTTGTGCCATTAggacagaacaaaataaacaccGAACCTTGCCGGTAACCTTTATGAAATATCAGAAGAGCTCAAAAGAGACAGCTTGTTGAATTTTAACCACCCATGCTGTCTTGTCAAACTGACAAGGGACAACATTTGCTTTCCTCGGAGCAGCCCTAAGATTATGAGCCAAGTACACAAACATAGCAGCAGTATTATATGCTGAAGACAGATGCTTCCTACAGATGTGGCATTTCTTTACTGTGGGCCAAAATTTCATTTTCTCACCATGCAGGCCAATTCTTTCTCCGTAATCTCTTTACTGAGGTTGTGTGCAGCATTTTCTCTCCTCAGTTTTCCAATGATTCAATATTTGTCTATAACCACAGAGACATATTGATAATCTTTCTCTGTATGACATTTCATTTCATGACCCTTCAAGGCACTCTTTCtagttttctatttatttaaccccccccccccccttttaggcTATATTTATTTCTTACATCTTCAATCCCACCATTCTTCTACAAAAATTATGAGTCCCGCTAACAATTTTGTCTATACAACTCTATGAAGTAAATTAGGCCAAGAGATActaaagctgggttgcagttaaacataaaaaaaacccaagattatggcaacaagactgattgacaactggcaaatagagggagaaaacatggaggcaatgacagactttgtattgctaggtgcaaagattactgcagatgcagactgtggccaggaaatcagaagaagtttacttcttgggaggagagcaatgaccaatctggataaaatagtgaagagtagagacaacacactgcaaagcaatggtattccccgtagtaattttggatgtgaaagctggaccataaggaaggctaagcgaaggaagataaatgcttttgaactgtggtgctggaggaaaattctgagagtgccttggaccacaaaaagatcaaccagtccatacttcaggaaataaagcccaactgctcattggaggaaaggatactagaggcaaagattaagtattttggccacataatgagaagacaggaaagcttggcgatgacaatgatgctggggaaaaaggaaggaaaaaggaaaaggggccgaccaagggcaagatgaatggatggtatccttgaagtgactggcttgactctgaaggagctgggggtggtgatgatcgatagggagctctggcatgggttggaagtgactgaacgaataaacaaaaaatactaaagcagcgtttctcaacctgggggttggagcCCTTGGAGggcttgtgagggggtgtcagagaggtcacca containing:
- the G6PC3 gene encoding glucose-6-phosphatase 3, producing the protein MDVFYSSGVWFAELLQRSFPGLEAFWLWMTFLGDPRCVFIIYFPLAYFLLDQKVGVKVLWLGLISEWLNLVFKWFLFGERPFWWMFESGFSKKGVDFPRQFPSSCETGPGSPSGHCMITGAALWPVVTALTTQLSQHSKSWLVKTVPFQVYLLLLVAIGLSRLFILAHFPHQVLAGILTGISLGWLLEPRVPLGKGLHFYLWTSLSLLLGSMMTYWTLIVLGIDLSWSINLATKWCANPEWIRMETRPFASLSRDVATSFGLGFAFHSSSYTQLKCKKPRWSQRAWCAILALVLLYFLSDVAQPQNVALWYGLNFVKYATFPWVVIGLLPRVIQAVTSKGTPSHKE